The following proteins are co-located in the Acidimicrobiia bacterium genome:
- the purN gene encoding phosphoribosylglycinamide formyltransferase, producing MRIGVLASGGGTNLQAILDADLPVTVVLADRPGAGALVRAERAGVDTAVVDRAAHLPDRLAFTDAVVDALGEYEVDLVAMAGFMTILEKPIFDVFAGRVLNTHPSLLPAFRGARAVEDALEAGVKVTGCTIHIAIPEVDAGPILAQEAVEVLDDDTTDVLHERIKEVERRLYPEVLARVVAEGTTGFDDSSR from the coding sequence GTGCGCATCGGCGTCTTGGCATCGGGCGGAGGGACGAACCTCCAGGCGATCCTCGACGCCGACCTCCCCGTCACCGTGGTCCTGGCCGACCGGCCGGGGGCCGGGGCCCTGGTGCGGGCCGAGCGGGCCGGTGTGGACACCGCCGTGGTCGACCGGGCGGCACACCTCCCCGACCGACTGGCTTTCACCGACGCCGTCGTCGACGCACTGGGAGAGTACGAGGTCGATCTCGTCGCCATGGCCGGCTTCATGACGATCCTGGAGAAACCGATCTTCGACGTGTTCGCCGGGAGGGTCCTCAACACGCACCCCAGCCTGCTGCCGGCGTTCCGGGGGGCGCGTGCCGTGGAGGACGCGCTCGAGGCGGGGGTGAAGGTCACCGGGTGCACGATCCACATCGCGATCCCCGAGGTCGACGCCGGCCCGATCCTCGCCCAGGAGGCCGTGGAGGTTCTCGACGACGACACAACCGACGTGCTGCACGAGCGCATCAAGGAGGTGGAGCGGCGTCTCTACCCCGAGGTGCTCGCCCGGGTCGTCGCCGAGGGGACGACCGGGTTCGACGATTCGAGCCGGTAG
- a CDS encoding CD225/dispanin family protein — MSSTTDGPVVNYCTDCGETLSRGARFCAACGTAVSSGDERPVRPLSKTHLDPPSRDIPDNTTFAVVSLFLFLPTGILALVHANNANNARRDGDYSRARMEAEEAKRWCRMSVWISVISIVFVIIVIGAALGSMSADRDDRIDVPTTQNNDSFDGLNRVQRDNICSAWPPENRHVCENAPIF, encoded by the coding sequence ATGAGCAGTACCACCGATGGACCAGTAGTCAACTACTGCACAGACTGCGGAGAGACTCTTTCCCGAGGCGCGCGCTTCTGCGCTGCGTGCGGTACAGCGGTTTCCAGCGGCGATGAGCGGCCCGTACGGCCGCTGTCGAAAACCCACCTGGACCCGCCGAGCCGTGACATCCCCGACAACACCACGTTCGCCGTCGTGTCGCTGTTCCTGTTCCTGCCGACGGGAATCTTGGCGCTGGTACACGCAAACAACGCCAACAACGCCCGGAGGGACGGTGACTATTCACGGGCGAGAATGGAGGCCGAGGAGGCGAAGAGGTGGTGCCGGATGTCCGTGTGGATCTCCGTCATCTCGATCGTCTTCGTGATCATCGTGATCGGTGCCGCTCTCGGCAGTATGTCCGCCGACCGCGATGACCGCATCGACGTCCCCACCACACAGAACAACGACAGCTTCGACGGACTCAATCGTGTGCAACGGGACAACATCTGCTCGGCGTGGCCGCCCGAGAACCGGCACGTCTGTGAGAACGCCCCGATCTTCTGA
- a CDS encoding SDR family oxidoreductase, which translates to MPRFTTISGSHAVVTGGSSGIGLATARLLAERGARVSLIARRPEQLESAAAELRHAGGDILTAPADVADPDALGAAIDGSIAEMGPCDILVASAGVSRPGHFVQLEVATFRRLMDVNYFGTLHAVRAVVPSMVARGRGSVVGVSSAAGLIGVFGFTAYAPTKFAVRGLLESLRGELAPHGVHVGCVYPPDVDTPMLTAEEQFKPEETKAISGAIEPISADQVARATVRGIERGTFSIAPDWRTRLLARTSSLAPEAFAMLFDRTVRRSRTSSMGQ; encoded by the coding sequence GTGCCCCGGTTCACGACGATCTCCGGTTCCCACGCGGTCGTGACCGGTGGCTCGAGTGGCATCGGGCTCGCCACGGCCCGGCTCCTTGCGGAACGCGGAGCGCGCGTCTCACTGATCGCCCGGCGCCCGGAGCAGCTGGAGTCCGCCGCAGCAGAGTTACGGCATGCCGGGGGAGACATCCTCACCGCCCCGGCCGACGTCGCCGACCCCGACGCTCTCGGTGCCGCCATCGACGGTTCAATCGCCGAGATGGGCCCGTGCGACATCCTCGTGGCCTCTGCCGGAGTGTCACGCCCCGGCCACTTCGTGCAGCTCGAGGTGGCGACGTTCCGCCGGCTCATGGACGTCAACTACTTCGGGACACTCCACGCCGTCCGGGCCGTAGTCCCGTCGATGGTGGCGCGTGGGAGAGGAAGCGTCGTCGGCGTGTCGTCGGCGGCGGGGCTCATCGGCGTCTTCGGATTCACCGCCTACGCCCCGACGAAGTTCGCCGTGCGGGGGCTGCTGGAGTCCCTACGGGGCGAGCTGGCGCCCCACGGAGTCCACGTCGGCTGCGTGTACCCGCCCGACGTCGACACGCCGATGCTCACAGCAGAGGAGCAGTTCAAGCCCGAGGAGACGAAGGCCATCTCGGGTGCCATCGAACCCATCTCCGCCGACCAGGTCGCCCGCGCGACCGTGCGCGGCATCGAACGCGGCACCTTCTCGATCGCACCCGACTGGCGGACCCGGCTGCTCGCGCGCACCTCCAGCCTCGCCCCCGAGGCGTTCGCCATGCTGTTCGACCGGACCGTCCGCCGCTCGCGTACCTCCTCGATGGGTCAATGA
- a CDS encoding cobalamin B12-binding domain-containing protein — MQRRYRVLIAKPGLDGHDRGAKVIARALRDAGFEVVYTGLFQSPEQVAEAALQEDVDAVGLSLLSGAHATLFPKVLEALAERGRGDALVFGGGIIPDDDLPTLEAAGVARLFTPGAPLDEITDWLESALDEREVDLTGSA; from the coding sequence GTGCAGCGCCGCTACCGCGTTCTGATCGCCAAACCGGGCCTCGACGGGCACGACCGCGGCGCCAAGGTCATCGCCCGTGCCCTTCGGGATGCCGGCTTCGAGGTCGTCTACACGGGCCTCTTCCAAAGCCCGGAACAGGTGGCCGAGGCGGCGCTCCAAGAGGATGTCGACGCCGTGGGCCTCTCCCTGCTCTCGGGCGCGCACGCCACCCTCTTTCCCAAGGTCCTGGAGGCCCTGGCCGAGCGCGGGCGCGGCGATGCCCTCGTCTTCGGGGGCGGGATCATCCCCGACGACGACCTCCCGACGCTCGAGGCCGCCGGCGTGGCCAGACTCTTCACCCCCGGCGCCCCGCTCGACGAGATCACCGACTGGTTGGAATCCGCCCTCGACGAGCGCGAGGTCGACCTGACCGGCTCGGCCTGA
- a CDS encoding tetrahydrofolate dehydrogenase/cyclohydrolase catalytic domain-containing protein: MGATKLDGKVASAAIREELKERVAKLAEQNVTPGLATVLIGDDPSSTVYVRNKHKACADVGITSVREDHGADVSTATVLGVINRLNEDPAIDGYLIQYPVPDHLDYGVLIEAVDPDKDADGLHPTNLGHLALGARDKPRPCTPLGVVALLERNNVPIAGRHVVIVGRGPTAGRPLAMLLSLKEDGGNATVTQCHTGTTGLPDHTRSADILVAAAGKPGMITADMVKPGAAVVDIGISRTDDGIAGDVAPEVADVAGWLAPVPGGVGPMTIAMLLRNTVERAERRAARQ, from the coding sequence GTGGGGGCGACGAAACTCGACGGTAAGGTGGCGTCGGCGGCGATCCGCGAGGAGTTGAAGGAGCGGGTCGCCAAGCTCGCCGAGCAGAACGTCACACCGGGGCTCGCCACGGTGCTCATCGGCGACGACCCCTCGTCGACGGTCTACGTCCGCAACAAGCACAAGGCGTGTGCCGACGTCGGCATCACCAGTGTGCGCGAGGACCATGGCGCCGACGTGTCGACGGCCACGGTCCTGGGCGTCATCAACCGCCTCAACGAGGACCCGGCGATCGACGGCTACCTCATCCAGTATCCCGTGCCCGACCATCTCGACTACGGAGTGCTCATCGAGGCGGTCGACCCCGACAAGGACGCCGACGGGCTGCATCCCACCAACCTCGGTCACCTCGCGTTGGGGGCCCGCGACAAGCCGCGACCGTGCACGCCGCTCGGGGTCGTGGCGCTGCTCGAGCGCAACAACGTCCCCATCGCCGGCCGCCACGTCGTGATCGTCGGTCGTGGCCCCACGGCGGGCCGACCGCTGGCGATGTTGCTGTCGCTCAAGGAGGATGGCGGCAACGCCACGGTCACGCAGTGCCACACCGGTACCACAGGGCTGCCCGACCACACGCGTAGCGCCGACATCCTCGTGGCGGCCGCCGGCAAACCGGGGATGATCACCGCCGACATGGTCAAGCCGGGAGCGGCGGTCGTCGACATCGGCATCTCGCGCACCGACGACGGGATCGCCGGCGACGTCGCACCGGAGGTCGCCGACGTGGCCGGATGGCTCGCACCGGTTCCCGGCGGGGTCGGGCCGATGACGATCGCGATGCTGCTGCGCAACACCGTGGAGCGTGCCGAGCGCCGGGCTGCGCGGCAGTGA
- the purH gene encoding bifunctional phosphoribosylaminoimidazolecarboxamide formyltransferase/IMP cyclohydrolase: MTRRRIERALLSVSDKDGLVPFARSLSEMGVVLVSSGGTSKALADAGVPVTAVESVTGAPEMLDGRVKTLHPRIHGGILADRDKKSHRADLESQEIAPIDLVVVNLYPFVEKPGIETIDIGGPAMVRAAAKNHGSVAVVTRPDQYEGVIAEMRAHEATLGADTREELALEAFALTASYDAAIVGWLQREETLPRHLVIPLERADVLRYGENPHQEAARYTERNVPPGWPERIVQHGGKEMSYINYLDADASWSLVHEFDDTACVVVKHANPCGVALADEPAEAYRRAFACDDLSAFGGVVALNRELDVPTAEAIAGVFTEVVIAPSYAEGALEVLAARKNLRVLEAPVPGVSGLQVKALEAGMLVQQPDCVSTDRGEWTVATKASPSEGHWRDLVFAWQVCAATGSNAIVLAKDGQAFGIGAGQQSRVHSTEIAAKKAGGRAEGGVAASDAFFPFRDGIDAAAEAGVSAVIQPGGSMRDDEVVEAADEHGIAMVFTGARHFRH; the protein is encoded by the coding sequence TTGACGAGACGGAGAATCGAACGGGCGCTGCTGTCGGTGTCCGACAAGGACGGGCTGGTGCCCTTCGCCCGCTCGCTGTCCGAGATGGGCGTCGTGCTCGTGAGTTCAGGGGGTACATCCAAGGCGCTGGCCGACGCCGGCGTTCCGGTGACAGCGGTCGAATCCGTCACGGGCGCCCCCGAGATGCTCGACGGTCGCGTGAAGACGCTGCACCCGCGGATTCACGGCGGGATCCTCGCGGATCGCGACAAGAAGTCGCATCGTGCCGACCTGGAGAGTCAGGAGATCGCTCCCATCGACCTCGTCGTGGTCAACCTCTACCCGTTCGTGGAGAAGCCGGGTATCGAGACGATCGACATCGGTGGGCCTGCGATGGTGCGCGCCGCGGCGAAGAACCACGGCTCGGTGGCGGTCGTGACCCGTCCCGACCAGTACGAGGGTGTCATCGCCGAGATGCGCGCCCACGAGGCGACCCTCGGCGCCGACACCCGTGAGGAGCTGGCGCTCGAGGCGTTCGCCCTCACCGCGTCGTACGACGCGGCGATCGTCGGCTGGCTCCAGCGCGAGGAGACACTCCCGAGGCATCTCGTGATCCCGCTCGAGCGTGCCGACGTGCTGCGCTACGGCGAGAACCCGCACCAGGAGGCCGCCCGCTACACCGAGCGCAACGTTCCGCCGGGGTGGCCCGAGCGGATCGTGCAGCACGGCGGCAAGGAGATGAGCTACATCAACTACCTCGACGCCGACGCGTCGTGGTCGCTGGTGCACGAGTTCGACGACACGGCGTGTGTCGTCGTGAAACACGCCAACCCGTGTGGTGTCGCCCTGGCCGACGAGCCCGCGGAGGCCTACCGCCGTGCGTTCGCCTGCGACGACCTCAGCGCCTTCGGCGGCGTCGTGGCACTGAACCGCGAACTCGACGTTCCGACGGCCGAGGCCATCGCCGGTGTCTTCACCGAGGTCGTGATCGCACCCTCATACGCCGAGGGAGCACTCGAGGTGCTCGCCGCCAGGAAGAACCTGCGCGTGCTGGAGGCTCCGGTGCCCGGCGTGTCCGGTCTCCAGGTGAAGGCGCTCGAGGCAGGGATGCTCGTGCAGCAGCCCGACTGCGTGTCGACCGACCGAGGCGAGTGGACCGTGGCGACCAAGGCGTCGCCCTCCGAGGGCCACTGGCGTGACCTCGTCTTCGCCTGGCAGGTCTGTGCGGCGACGGGCTCCAACGCCATCGTGCTGGCCAAGGACGGCCAGGCCTTCGGCATCGGCGCCGGTCAGCAGAGCAGGGTCCACTCCACCGAGATCGCCGCGAAGAAGGCCGGCGGCCGCGCCGAGGGCGGTGTGGCGGCCAGCGACGCCTTCTTCCCGTTCCGTGACGGCATCGACGCCGCCGCCGAGGCCGGGGTGAGCGCCGTGATCCAGCCCGGCGGCTCGATGCGGGACGACGAGGTCGTGGAGGCCGCCGACGAGCACGGAATCGCCATGGTGTTCACCGGAGCGCGACACTTCCGGCACTGA
- the sucD gene encoding succinate--CoA ligase subunit alpha: MSIFVDQDTKVVYQGLTGSQGRFHGLRNRDYGTQVVAGTNPKKAGTDVDGVPIFASVAEAREATGADTSCIFIPAPGVAAAVEEAADAGIGFIVVITEGVPAHDEARFYNRIRRDHPDTLILGPNCPGVISPGKCNIGITPGEITKPGGPVGIVSRSGTLTYQALHEMTARGIGQTTCVGIGGDPVPGVSFIDCLERFEADPDTGAVIMIGEIGGSAEEEAAEFIGSKMSKPVVSYIAGVTAPAGKKMGHAGAIVSGSKGTAAAKMDALREAGATVAENPTEMAEAMADVVAAM; encoded by the coding sequence ATGAGCATCTTCGTCGACCAGGACACCAAGGTCGTCTACCAGGGTCTCACCGGCAGCCAGGGCCGGTTCCACGGCCTGCGCAACCGCGACTACGGGACGCAGGTCGTGGCGGGAACCAACCCCAAGAAGGCGGGAACCGACGTCGACGGCGTGCCGATCTTCGCGTCGGTCGCCGAGGCCCGTGAGGCGACCGGTGCCGACACCTCCTGCATCTTCATCCCGGCCCCCGGCGTCGCCGCGGCCGTCGAGGAGGCTGCCGACGCCGGGATCGGCTTCATCGTCGTGATCACCGAGGGTGTTCCGGCCCACGACGAGGCGCGGTTCTACAACCGGATCCGTCGTGACCACCCCGACACGCTGATCCTCGGACCCAACTGCCCGGGCGTCATCAGCCCCGGGAAGTGCAACATCGGCATCACGCCCGGCGAGATCACGAAGCCCGGCGGACCGGTGGGCATCGTCTCGCGGTCGGGGACGCTCACCTACCAGGCGCTGCACGAGATGACAGCTCGTGGCATCGGCCAGACGACGTGCGTCGGCATCGGCGGCGACCCGGTGCCGGGTGTGAGCTTCATCGACTGTCTCGAGCGTTTCGAGGCCGACCCCGATACGGGTGCCGTCATCATGATCGGTGAGATCGGTGGCTCGGCCGAGGAGGAGGCCGCCGAGTTCATCGGCTCGAAGATGAGCAAGCCGGTGGTGAGCTACATCGCGGGTGTCACGGCACCGGCCGGCAAGAAGATGGGCCACGCCGGGGCCATCGTGTCGGGCTCGAAGGGCACCGCCGCCGCCAAGATGGACGCCCTGCGCGAGGCCGGGGCGACCGTGGCCGAGAACCCCACCGAGATGGCCGAGGCCATGGCCGACGTCGTCGCGGCGATGTGA
- the sucC gene encoding ADP-forming succinate--CoA ligase subunit beta has protein sequence MDLFEYQGKQFFAGYDIPVSPGEAVETVDQAVAVADRIGYPVVVKAQVLVGGRGKAGGIKLAGTADEVREHAGNILGMDIKGHTVGLLWIEKASDIAEEYYASFTLDRSAKLHLGMLSARGGVDIEQVAAEEPDAIARIHVDPVDGLTAEAAADWVDAAKLNPAARDGAIDILTKLYTAYTDGDADLVEINPLILTPDGRVHALDAKVTLDVNAQYRHDDWDAYEATQVLDAREREAKEKGLNYIGLEGTVGIIGNGAGLVMSTLDVVNQVGGAPANFLDVGGGASAEVLSNAIEVVNNDEDVKAILINIFGGITRGEEVATGIVEAMGRVELRSPIVVRLDGTNAAEGREILAASPDDLLLSEPTMLDAARRAVEIANAA, from the coding sequence GTGGACCTCTTCGAGTACCAGGGCAAGCAGTTCTTCGCCGGCTACGACATCCCCGTGTCGCCCGGCGAGGCCGTCGAGACGGTCGACCAGGCCGTCGCCGTGGCGGACAGGATCGGTTACCCCGTCGTCGTGAAGGCCCAGGTCCTCGTGGGAGGGCGCGGCAAGGCCGGCGGCATCAAGCTGGCCGGCACGGCCGACGAGGTGCGCGAGCACGCCGGGAACATTCTCGGGATGGACATCAAGGGTCACACGGTCGGCTTGCTGTGGATCGAGAAGGCGAGCGACATCGCCGAGGAGTACTACGCCAGCTTCACGCTCGACCGCTCCGCCAAGCTGCACCTCGGGATGCTCTCGGCTCGAGGTGGTGTCGACATCGAGCAGGTGGCCGCCGAGGAGCCCGACGCCATCGCCCGGATCCATGTCGACCCTGTCGACGGTCTCACAGCCGAGGCCGCGGCCGACTGGGTCGACGCCGCGAAGCTCAACCCGGCAGCACGCGACGGCGCCATCGACATCCTCACGAAGCTCTACACCGCCTACACCGACGGTGACGCCGACCTGGTGGAGATCAACCCTCTCATCCTCACACCCGACGGGCGTGTCCACGCACTCGACGCCAAGGTCACCCTCGATGTCAACGCCCAGTACCGCCACGACGACTGGGACGCCTACGAGGCCACGCAGGTTCTCGACGCCCGGGAGCGCGAGGCCAAGGAGAAGGGGCTCAACTACATCGGCCTCGAGGGAACCGTCGGCATCATCGGCAACGGCGCAGGGCTCGTGATGAGCACCCTCGACGTCGTCAACCAGGTCGGTGGGGCACCCGCCAACTTCCTCGACGTGGGAGGGGGCGCGTCCGCCGAGGTGCTGTCGAACGCCATCGAAGTCGTCAACAACGACGAGGACGTGAAGGCGATCCTCATCAACATCTTCGGCGGGATCACCCGTGGCGAGGAGGTCGCTACCGGCATCGTCGAGGCCATGGGACGCGTCGAGCTGCGATCACCGATCGTCGTCCGCCTCGACGGCACCAACGCCGCAGAGGGTCGTGAGATCCTCGCGGCCAGCCCCGACGACCTGCTGCTCTCGGAGCCCACGATGCTCGACGCCGCACGGCGCGCTGTCGAGATCGCCAACGCGGCCTGA
- the icd gene encoding NADP-dependent isocitrate dehydrogenase encodes MPEKIHLDDDSVLQVPDDPIVPFIRGDGTGVDIWPAAQDVLDAAVKKAYDGEKAFHWKEVLAGQAAFDETGDWLPTETVEAFRDHLIGIKGPLTTPVGGGFRSLNVALRQILDLYVCLRPVRWFKGVPSPVKSPELVDMVIFRENTEDVYSGVEFECGTPEAAKLIDFLGDEFDIELRRDSGIGIKPISVTGSKRLVRAAINYAIDHGRESVTLVHKGNIMKFTEGAFRQWGYDLVREEFADRAVGWDDCNGEPGDRILVKDTIADITLQQVLTRPAEFDVIATMNLNGDYLSDALAAQVGGIGIAPGGNINYESGHGIFEATHGTAPKYAGQDKVNPGSLLLSGVLMLEHLGWQEAADDIVRALEATIADKIVTYDFARLTEGATLVKTSEFAAAIIDRL; translated from the coding sequence ATGCCCGAGAAGATCCACCTCGACGACGACTCGGTTCTCCAGGTTCCCGACGACCCGATCGTCCCGTTCATCCGGGGGGACGGGACCGGCGTCGACATCTGGCCTGCGGCACAGGACGTCCTCGACGCAGCCGTGAAAAAGGCGTACGACGGCGAGAAGGCCTTCCACTGGAAGGAGGTCCTCGCCGGCCAGGCGGCCTTCGACGAGACCGGCGACTGGCTCCCCACCGAGACCGTCGAGGCCTTCCGCGACCATCTCATCGGCATCAAGGGGCCTCTCACGACCCCGGTGGGTGGCGGGTTCCGCTCCCTCAACGTGGCTCTGCGCCAGATCCTCGACCTCTACGTGTGCCTCCGCCCCGTCCGCTGGTTCAAGGGCGTGCCGTCGCCGGTGAAGTCTCCCGAACTGGTCGACATGGTGATCTTCCGCGAGAACACCGAAGACGTCTACTCGGGTGTCGAGTTCGAGTGCGGAACACCTGAAGCGGCCAAGCTCATCGACTTCCTCGGGGACGAGTTCGACATCGAGCTGCGGCGCGACTCGGGAATCGGCATCAAACCGATTTCAGTGACGGGCTCGAAGCGCCTCGTGCGCGCCGCCATCAACTACGCGATCGACCACGGACGCGAGTCGGTGACACTCGTGCACAAGGGCAACATCATGAAGTTCACCGAGGGAGCCTTCCGACAGTGGGGCTACGACCTCGTGCGCGAGGAGTTCGCCGACCGGGCCGTCGGCTGGGACGACTGCAACGGCGAGCCGGGCGACAGGATCCTCGTGAAGGACACCATCGCCGACATCACGCTCCAGCAGGTGCTCACGCGGCCCGCGGAGTTCGACGTGATCGCCACGATGAACCTCAACGGTGACTACCTCTCCGACGCCCTCGCCGCACAGGTCGGCGGGATCGGGATCGCGCCGGGCGGCAACATCAACTACGAGAGCGGGCACGGCATCTTCGAGGCGACCCACGGTACGGCGCCCAAGTACGCGGGCCAGGACAAGGTGAACCCGGGGTCGCTTCTGTTGAGCGGGGTGCTCATGCTCGAGCACCTGGGGTGGCAGGAGGCGGCCGACGACATCGTGCGTGCGCTCGAGGCGACGATCGCCGACAAGATCGTCACCTACGACTTCGCCCGTCTCACCGAGGGAGCCACACTCGTGAAGACGTCGGAGTTCGCCGCGGCCATCATCGACCGGTTGTAG
- the mdh gene encoding malate dehydrogenase codes for MKVTVVGAGFYGSTTVQRIAEAGYADEVVMVDIIEGKPQGLALDMMQSRSIEGFETRIVGTNGYDETAASDICVITAGLPRKPGMSRMDLLEVNAGIVREVTEKFVAESPDAVIVVVSNPLDEMTMLTSLVSGFPHARVMGQAGLLDTARFKHFVAEHFGVSPSAVEAVTLGSHGDTMVPVPSLVTVEGKPLREVADAPAVDELVQRTRDGGAEIVGYLKTGSAYYAPSSAAAKMVEAIATDSGEVMPVCAWLDGEYGISDAYLGVVARLGTGGVAEIVELDLDDTEKVALAEAAEAVAAKQDDVRQFAQS; via the coding sequence ATGAAGGTCACCGTTGTCGGCGCCGGCTTCTACGGCTCCACCACAGTCCAGCGCATCGCCGAGGCCGGCTACGCCGACGAGGTCGTGATGGTCGACATCATCGAGGGCAAGCCCCAGGGTCTCGCTCTCGACATGATGCAGAGCCGCTCCATCGAGGGCTTCGAGACCCGCATCGTGGGCACCAACGGATACGACGAGACCGCCGCCTCCGACATCTGCGTCATCACCGCCGGGCTGCCGCGCAAGCCCGGCATGAGCCGCATGGACCTCCTCGAGGTCAACGCCGGGATCGTGCGGGAGGTCACCGAGAAGTTCGTTGCAGAATCACCCGACGCTGTGATCGTCGTCGTGTCGAACCCACTCGACGAGATGACGATGCTCACCTCCCTCGTCAGTGGGTTTCCGCACGCACGCGTCATGGGCCAGGCGGGACTGCTCGACACCGCCCGGTTCAAGCACTTCGTCGCCGAACACTTCGGCGTCTCACCGTCGGCTGTCGAGGCCGTGACGCTCGGAAGCCACGGCGACACCATGGTCCCGGTCCCCAGCCTCGTGACCGTCGAGGGGAAGCCTCTCCGTGAGGTGGCCGACGCCCCGGCCGTCGACGAACTCGTCCAACGCACGCGTGACGGCGGTGCGGAGATCGTCGGCTACCTCAAGACCGGCAGCGCGTACTACGCCCCGTCGAGCGCCGCCGCGAAGATGGTCGAGGCCATCGCCACCGACTCCGGTGAGGTCATGCCCGTCTGCGCGTGGCTCGACGGCGAGTACGGCATCAGCGACGCCTACCTGGGTGTCGTGGCCAGGCTGGGTACGGGCGGCGTCGCCGAGATCGTGGAGCTGGACCTCGACGACACGGAGAAAGTGGCGCTCGCCGAGGCCGCCGAGGCCGTCGCCGCCAAGCAGGACGACGTCCGCCAGTTCGCTCAGAGCTGA